Sequence from the Stenotrophomonas sp. 364 genome:
GTCGGCGGCGGCGGCCAGGGCCGGCAGCGCGAAATCGTCGGCATTGAGCTGGCGCCGGCCCAGGTGCAGGCGCAGCAGCTCCACCCGCGTGTTGGCGTCGGGCAGGTCGACGAAGAAGATCTCGTCGAAGCGGCCCTTGCGCAGCAGTTCGGCCGGCAGTTCGTGCACCTGGTTGGCGGTGGCCACGATGAACACCGCGCCCTTGCGCTCGGCCAGCCAGGTCAGCAGGTAGCCCAGCACGCGCCGCGACACCCCGCCGTCCTCGCCACCGCTGGCCAGGCCCTTCTCGATCTCGTCGATCCACAGCACGCACGGCGCCAGCTGCTCGGCCGACGCCAGGGCGTCGCGCAGGTTCTTCTCGGTCTCGCCGTGGTACTTGTCATACAGGCTGCCGAAGTCCAGCCGCAGCAGCGGCACCCCGAAGCCGGCGGCCGTGGCCTTGGCCAGCATCGACTTGCCACAGCCCTGTACCCCGAGCAGCAGCATCCCCTTGGGCGGGTCCAGCCCGGCCGGGCCTTGCCCGCCGAGGAACACCGGACGGCGCTGGTTGACCCAGCGCTTGAGCCGGTTGGCCCCGGCCACGTCGGCAAAGCGGGTGGTGTCGTATTCAAAGTGAAGGTGGCCGGCGCGGTTGAGCAGCTCGAACTTGAGCCGGGCCAGTTGCGGCAGGTCGTCCTGGCTGAGCGCGCCGTCGGCGAAGATCAACTGCCGGCCGATGCGGCGCGCGTCCACCATGCTCAGGCCGCGCAGGTTGTGCAGGATCTTCTTGACCGCCTCGTTGTCCACCTCCACCCGCCGCCCGCCGTTCTCGCGGGCGTAGGCTTCAGCCTCTTCGCGCAGCATCTTCAGCAGCGCGTTGAGGTCGGGCAGGCGCGGGTTGAAGCGGGTGGCCAGGGCTTCCAGCTCGGCCGGCAGCTCCACCTTGGCCCCGATCAGCACCAGTACGTGGGCTTCGCAGTGGCGGCGCTGGATCAGGTCGCGCAGCGCGCGCTGGTGGCTGGCATAGCCAAGGTAGGGGTGGAAATCGAGCAGCAGGTAGATGCCGCGCTGTTCGGCCTGGCGGATCATCTGCAGCGCCGAACTGGCATCGGGGGGGCCGACCGCGTCGTCCTCGCGGTCCATGTCGATGCGGCGCAGGCCTTCGGTGATGGACCAGCGGTGCAGGGCTCGCCAGACATGCATCAGGGTCTGCCGGAACAGCTCCACGATGCGACCCTCGTCCTGGGTCTCGATGATGATCAGCGGGGTGTTGGCGCGGATCAGCGCGCTCAGGTCCTGTAACTCGCTCATGCCGGCTTGCAGTCCATTGGATCGCGCACGATAGCAAAGCGCCGCCCGGTGCAGGGGTTCAGCAGCGCGACTATCTCCGTCACGGACGGCGGTGTACGCTGCGACGACGTTCCCCGGAAGCGAGGCTGGCATGAAGACGATCCTGGTAGCCGGTTCCAAGGGTGGGGTGGGCAAGACCACCGTCGCCACCCACCTGGCGGCGCATGCCGCATTGGACGGCAAACGGACCGTGCTGGCCGACGCCGACCCGCAGGGCTCCAGCACCCGCTGGGCACAGCGCCGCGCGGTGCTGGAAAGCGCCGTGCTGCCGGTGGACGTCTACCGCAAGAAGGGCTGGGAGAAGCTGATCCCCGACGGCACCGACGAAGTGGTCATCGACGCACCGGCCGGGGCATTGGCCGACGATCTGGGCCACTTCCTTGACGTTGCCGATGCCGTGGTGGTGCCGGTGCTGCCCTCGGCGCTGGACATCGAAGCCATCGTCGGCTTCCTCAACAGCCTGTCCAAGGTGCCGCGCGTGCACCGTCGCGCGCTGCCGGTGGGGCTGATCCTCAACCGTACCAAGCCGTGGACCCAGACCTCCCAGCAGGCCATCCAGATGCTGGCCGAGTGGCCGTATGACGTTGTGGCGCAGCTGCGCGACAGCCAGAGTTACGTGGTGATGGTCGGGCTGGGACGCAGCCTGTTCGATTACCGCTCCGCGCAGGTGCGCGAGCACCAGAGTGACTGGGAGCCACTGTTGAAGTGGCTGAAGAAAGCCTGATCCGGAAGAGAGCCTTTATGCGAGAACTGATCCTGCTGCGCCATGCCCACGCCGAAGCCGCCAGTACCGGCCAGGCCGACCTTGACCGTCCGCTGTCACCGATCGGCCTGGCCGAAGCGGAAGCGGCCGGCCGCTGGTTGAAGGAGAACAACCTGCTGCCCGATTGCGTGCTGTGCTCGCCGGCGCGGCGCACCCGCGAAACCCTGGAGGCCGTGCTGGGCATCACCGGCTTTGTCGAAAAGCGCCTGGAAGATGCCGTCTACGACGCCACCCCGGGCACCCTGATGGGCCTGATCGAGGCCCGTGGGGATGTCGACCGGCTGCTGGTGGTCGGGCACAACCCCGGCCTGGAACAGCTGGTGGCCCTGCTCAGTGAAGGCACCAGCAGCGATTACCGCGGCATGCCGCCGGGCGGCATCGCGGTGCTGTCGGTGGACGGCAAGGCCAGCATCGAGCCAGGCGTGGCCACCCTGACCGCCTTCTGGTGGCCGTAGCCCATGGCGGTAGTGCGCGCGTTGTTGGGCTGCCTGCTGGCACTGGCAGCCGAAGCGGCCTGCGCTGAACCGCCGGCGCCTGCCCCGCGCCAGGTGCTGGAATTCGATACCGCGCGTTCGCGCTTCGGTTTCGAGATCCGCACCCGGCTGGGGCAGCGCATCGAAGGGGTGTTCCCGCGCTTCGAGGGACGTATCGAGGTGCTGTCCGACGGGCGCCACCAGGTGCACCTGCGGATGTTCACCCGCTACGTGGAAATACCCGGCAAGACCCGCTACACCGGCTGGATGCGCGGCGAAGAGTTCTTCGATTCGGCGCGCTATCCGGTGGTCGAGTTCGACTCGGTGCCTTACTGGCCCGAGGTCGTGGACAAGGGCGGCGGGGTGGAGGGCCGGTTGATCCTGCGCGGGGTGAGCCACCCGGAGACCCTGCGGGTGGAGCCGGCGGAGTGCCCCCGGGCCGGGTATGATTGCGACGTGGTCAGCCGCGGCAATGTGCAGCGAGGCCGGTATGGAATGGACAGCTGGCAGCTTGCCTTGAGTGATCGAGTGACCTTCGTATTGCGAGCGCGTCTGAGCGAGGCGCCGAAACCGTGAACCCATTGTTGAAGATCGGGCTGCTGGCACTGCTGTTGCTGGTCAGCGGCTGTGCCTCGCTGTCCAACGCCGAGCGTGACCGCGCGGCCGGCATTGCCGTGCAGGCGCGTTCAACCGTGGTCGAGTGCAGCCAGGCGGACCGCTGCGCGCTCGATTCGCCGCTGCGCGGACTGGGCGGCAAGGCGTTTGCTGCCTCCACCGAGGCCGCCCCGCAGCACTACGCCACCATCATCGATGAGGGCGAGGTGTCGCTGGTGGCGCGGCTGAACCTGATCCGCAGCGCCACCCGCAGCATCGACCTGCAGACCTACATCTTCGACAAGGACGACAGCGCCCGGCTGGTGCTGGATGAACTGCTCGGCGCGGCCCGGCGCGGGGTCAAGGTCCGGGTGCTGATCGACCAGCTCTCGGCGATTTCCGACCTGGAGATCCTGGGGGCACTGGCCAGCAGCCACCAGAACTTCGAGCTGCGGGTGTACAACCCGACCTTCGGCAAGGCGCGGTTGAACTACTTCGATTACGCCGGCAGCGTGCTGTGCTGCTTCCGCCGCTTCAACCAGCGCATGCACAACAAGCTGCTGGTGATCGACGACGCACTGGGCGTGGTCGGTGGCCGCAACTACCAGGACGACTATTACGACTGGGACAGCGAATACAACTTCCGCGACCGCGACGTCCTGGTGGCAGGCCCGGAAGTGCGCGAAATGGCAGCCAACTTCGATGCGTTCTGGCGCGCGCCGCGCAGCGTGCCGGCCGAACGCCTCAACGACGTCGGCGGCCTGCTGCTCAAGCACGGCGCACCGCCGATGCCCCCGGCCGAGTTCCGCCACCCGCAGCGGATCGCGCGGGTCAGCGATGAAGCCAACGACCCCGCCTACGTCACCCGTGCGTTTGTCGACACCGCCCTGCCGGTGGCGTCGGTGCGCTATGTGGCCGACCTGCCGCGAAAGCACCGCCGCGAACGGCCCAGCCAACCGGCCAACGGCCAGCACGTCACCGAGCCACAGCTGGACGCACTGATTTCCAGCGCGCAGACCGAAGTGCTGCTGCAGACGCCCTACCTGGTGCTGTCCAAGCCCGCCCGCAAGCTGTTCTCCGACCTGCGCAAGCGCGCGCAGCCGCCGCGCATCGTGGTGTCGTCCAACAGCCTGGCCGCCACCGACAACCCGATCGTCTACGCGCTTTCCTACAAGTACAAGCGGCGCAACCTGCGCGAACTGGGCTTCAACATCTACGAGTACAAGCCCTTCCCGCTCGATGCCCCGGTCGACTACCGCAACCTGCTACCGGCCCCACTGGGCGAGGCGCCGCCGTCGGACGGCAAGCGCAGCAGCCTGATCGGTGGCAGCGCGGCGGGCAGCAATGCGCGCGGCAGTGCCGGCAACGGCGACCGCCGGCGCACCGAGCCCGACGCGGTCGTGGACGCCGATACCACGGCCAGCGCCAGCCCGCGGCAGGCAACCCCCGGCCCGGCGGCGCGCCGCCGCACCGACGGCAGCGTGGTCGAGCGCCGCGTGCTGCGCGCCGAAACCCGGCCGTCGTTCCTGGGCACCAAGGCCGTCAACAAGCCGCTGCCGGTCACCCGCACCGGCGCGCGCATGGGCCTGCATGCCAAGTCGATGGTGGTGGACCGCCGCATCGGCGTGATCGGCACGCACAACTTCGATCCGCGCAGCGAGAACTACAACACCGAAGGCGCGGTGATCATCGATGACCCGGTGTTTGCCGAAGCGCTGGCGCAGAGCATCCTGCGCGACATCCACCCGCAGAACTCCTGGACGGTGGCGCCGCGTACCAAGCCGCCGGTGTTGTCCGGGTTGAACTACAGCGTCGGCAAGGCGTCCGAGGCACTGCCCGTGCTGGACTTCTGGCCGTGGCGCTACGCCACCGATTACGAGTTCCAGCCCGGTCCGGACTGCCCCGCGCCGCTGCGTCGGCAGCACGAGGACTTCCATAAGTGCTACGTGGCCGTTGGCGATTTCCCCGAGGTCAACGTCGGCCCGAAATGGCTGCTGGTGCGCATGCTGACCGCTTTCGGCGCCGGCCTGGTACCCATCCTGTAATCCCTTGGTTCCACGGAGCTGCTGCATGTCCCAGGTATTCCGCGAGGCGGTGTCGATCGAGGCACTCAACGCGCTCAGCCGCAACACCCTGATCGACCACCTGGGCATCGTCTTTACCGCCGCCGGTGAGGACTGGGTCAGCGCCACCATGCCGGTGGACGCACGCACCCGCCAGCCCTACGGCATCCTGCACGGTGGCGCGTCGGTGGTGCTGGCCGAAACGCTCGGCAGCAGCGCCGGCAATCTGTGCGTGGATACCACCCAGCAGGTGTGCGTCGGCCTGGAGATCAACGCCAACCACATCCGCGCCATGCGCGGCGGTGTGGTCACCGGCACCGCGCGTGCGGTGCACGTGGGCCGCAGCACCCATGTCTGGGACATCCGCATCGAAGACGAGGGCGGCCGCCTGGTGTGCACCTCACGGCTGACGTTAGCCGTGGTGCCGGCGGTCGCCCCGGTCTGATCGCTGCACTGCATGGATGCTGTGTTGCGTCGGTCGCCACAGTGCGCCGGCGCACTGTGGGTGTGGGCGCTGTGCCGCAACCGGGCAGCGGCTTGACCCCTTGCGGTCGCTGGCCCTCCCGCGTTATCGATTTGGCCGGTTGCGGCTGGCAGACCCTGCGGCGCTCGGGTATCGTGCGCGGATGAATTCCCCCACCCCGGCCTCACGTGGCGGCGTGGCGCGTGTGTGCCGATACCTGTACCGCGTACCGCTGCTGCTGGTCCACCTGTTGCTGTTCCTGCCGATGCTGCTGATCGCCATGCTGCCCCCGTGGGGACGCGTGCTCGTGGGCAACCGTCCGTTCGAGCACGTCGCGGTCAATGCATGGTCCAGCGGCCTGATGTGGATCTTCGGTTTCCGCCTGCACCGGATCGGTACGCCGCTGCCCGGTGCGGTGCTGTTCGTGGCAAATCACGTCAGCTGGGTCGACATCAACATGCTGCACAGCCAGCGCATGATGGGCTTCGTGGCCAAGCGCGAGATCGCCAGCTGGCCGGTGGTGGGCTGGTTGGCCGCCCGCGGCCAGACCATCTTCCACCAGCGCGGCAGCACCGAGTCGCTGGGCGGGGTGATGCAGGAAATGGTCGTTCGCCTGCGCGAGGGCAAGGCCGTGGGCGTGTTCCCCGAGGGACGCACCCGGGGCGGCCATGAAGTGGGCCCGTTCCACGCCCGCATCTTCCAGGCCGCGGTGGAAGCCCAGGTCCCGGTGCAGCCGGTGGCGCTGCGCTATGGCTGGCGCGGCGACGCCCAGACCATCGTGGCGTTCGGCCCGGGCGAGAGCTTCTTCGCCAATTTCCTGCGCCTGCTGGGTGAGCCGGCCCGCCGCGCCGAGGTGCATTTCCTCGCGCCCATTGGTACGCACGACCTGGAAGGCCGTCGCCGCATCGCTGAAACTTCGCGGACGCGCATCCTGGCGGCGATGAACGCCGAGTAGCGCATGTCGGCTCTTCACGCGCCAGCGTCGCAACCGGGAGCAGGCTGCCGCCCATGTTGACCGCTGCCGACTACCGCCCGCCGCGTTGGCTGCGCAATCCGCACCTGCAGTCGATGCTCAGCTCCAGCCGCATGCGCATGCAGCGCGGCCTGATGCTGCTTGCTGCCACCGGGGCGATGACCGAAGAGCTGATCCTGGACGGTGGCCAGGGCGTGCGCCTGCAGGGCTGGCACAGCCACGTGGAAGGCCGCGAGCCGATCGGCATGGCGCTGCTGTTGCACGGCTGGGAAGGCAGTGCCGAGTCCAGCTACATGCGCATGACCGCCGCGCGCATGCTGGAGGAAGGGTTCGACGTGGTGCGGCTCAACTTCCGCGACCACGGCAACACCCACCACCTCAACCCCGGCATCTTCCACTCCAACCGCATCGACGAAGTGGTCCATGCCGCGGGCGACATCGCCCAGCGCTGGCCGCAGCTGCCGCTGGTCGCGGCCGGTTACTCGCTGGGCGGCAACTTCGTGCTGCGCCTGGCGCTGCGTGCGCCATCGGCCGGAGTGCCGCTGCGCCGGGTGGCGTCGGTCTGCCCGGTGCTGGACCCGGCCATCACCATGGAGAGCATCGAGAACGGCCCGGCGATGTACGACTGGTATTTCCGCCGCAAGTGGGCCGGCTCGCTGCGCCGCAAGCGCGACCTGTTCCCCGAGCTGAGCGACTGGGACGACCAGGTGCTCAAGCTCGACATCCGGGCCCTCACCGCCTGGCTGGTCGAGCACCACACCGACTTCGGCTCGCTGCAGGCGTACTTCGACGGGTATTCGATTGCCGGCGACCGGCTGGCCGGGCTGGACGTGCCGGCCGACATCCTGATGGCCCAGGACGACCCGGTGATCCCGTTCGCCACCTTTGACGGCTGGCGCCTGCCGGCCCACGCCCACCTGGAGATCGCTCCGTGGGGCGGCCATTGCGGCTTCCTGGAAAACTGGCGCGGCGACGGCTTCTCCGAACGCTGGGTGTCCCAGCGGCTGCGCGCCGAAGCCGTGCGCTGAGCCAGCGTGGCCCGGCGGGCGTGCTCTACAATCGGGGTTTGACCCACGCTGGACCGTCATGCAAGACAAGATCCTCCAAGCCCTGCGCCGCAATGCGGCCGACGATGCCGTGCAGCTTGCGCGCCAGTGGACCGCCGACGAGCCGGAGCAGCCGCAGGCGCACCGCTGGCTGGCGCTGTCGCTGCAGCAGCAGGGCCAGTTCGATGCCGCCCTGGACAGCCTGCAGCAGGCGCTGGCGCTGGCCCCCGACAACGCCGACCTGCACCTGCAGCACGCCGGCCTGCTGCTGGCCCTGCGCCAGTTCGAGGCCGCCGGCTCGGCGCTGGACCGCACCGCCTCGCTCAATCCCAATGAGCTTGCCGCCTACCTGATGCAGGCGCACATGGCGCTGCTGCGCAATGACGTCGACGAAGCCGAGCGCATCACCCGCATCGCCACCCGCCTGGACGAGGACAGCCCCGAGCTGGCCGCGTTGAACGGCATGATCGCGCTGCGCCGGGGCGAGGGCGACCGCGCGCTGGCCTTGCTGTCGGCGGCCGCGCGGGCGCTGCCGGACGACCCGCGGGTACTGTATGCGCTTGGGTTCGCCTACATGAGCAAGGACATGCTGGCCTTTGCCGAGCAGGCGTTCCGGCGCGTGCTGGAGCTCAACCCGGCTGTGACCTCGCTGCGTGCGCTGCTGGTGCAGCTGGCGCTGCGCCAGGGCAACAGCGAATCGGCCGCAGCCACGCTGCGCCAGGTGCTGGCCGAGCCCGACGGCGACACCCCGGCCATGCGCCGCCTGGCCGGTGAGCTGGAACTGCAGTCCGGCCAGCCGCTGCAGGCCGTAGAGCACCTGTTGCCGGTGCTGGAACAGGCGCCCGGCGATCGCCACACGCTGCAGCTGCTGCTGATGGCCTGGCAGCGCCTGGGCCGCGAACAGCAGGCTCGCGACACCCTGGACGCGTTGCTGGACACCCACCCGCAGCTGCACGACCTGTGGCTGGCACGGTTGTCCATCGAAGTCGTGGGCGCCGCCGAGGCGGTTGCCGTGGGCGAGCGTTGGCTGCAGGCAATGCCCGACCACCTGCCGGCGCTGGAAACGCGCATGCGCCTGCACGACATGGCCGGCGAAGGCGAGGCAGCCGAGGCGATGGCACGTCGCATCGTGGCGCTTGAACCGGGCCGCGTCCGCGGTGAAACCCGCATCGTCGGTGGCCTGCTTGAGCGCGACCCGCAGGCGGCGATCGCCCATGTGCAGGCGATCCATGACAGCGCACCGGACACGGCCAAGGCGAGCCTGCGTGCGTGGCTGGGCGCGGTGCAGGACCAGGCCGGGCAGCATGCCGATGCCCTGCGCACCTGGGTAGCCGCGCACGCGTTGGAAGCCGGCCAGCGCCTGCCGCTGCCGCCGCAGGCCAAGGCACCGCTGAGCTGGCCGGACATGGGCACCATCGGCGAGGACACCGTGGCCCGCCCGATGCTGGTCTGGGGTGCACCCGGGTCGGGCGTGGAGCGTGTGATCGCGGCCATTTCCGCGGCCAGCACCGTGCTGCGCGGCGATCGTTTCGGTGAAACCCCGCCCAACGACGCCTTCCAGAATTACCACACGCTGCAGGACCTCTCGACCGGCGCGCTCAGCCCGGAACAGCTGGTGGCGCAATGGCGCGAACAGTTGCCGTCGCGCGGTCTGGCCGACGCCAACGTGATCGATTGGCTGCTGTGGTGGGACAACGCGCTGTTGTGGGCGCTGCGCCCGCAGCTGCCCGAAGGCCGCCTGCTGGTGGTCCTGCGCGACCCGCGCGACATGCTGCTGCATTGGCTGGCGCATGGCGCGCCGGCGCCGTTCGCGGTCAACGGGATCGATGAAGCGGCCGAGTGGCTGGCGCGTTCGCTGGCCCAGGTGGCCACCCTGCACGAGCAGGATCTGTACCCGCACGCGCTGGTCAACATCGACGGCATCGGCAACGACCCGGCGGTGATGGCCGAGCACCTCGGCCGCCTGTTCGGCATGCGCTTCCCGCCGGCGCCCACGCTGGGGCCGGCGCGCCTGCCTGCCGGCCACTGGCGCCAATACCGCGACGTGATGGCCGCGCCGTTCGCCCTGCTGACGCCGGTCGCGGTCCGCCTTGGCTACCCGGAAGAGTGAGGATTCCCAGATGCGCCTGAGCAGTACCAGCCTCCAGAACGGCCACCCGATCGCGGCGGAATTCGCCGCGGGCGACGCCGCCGGCTTCGCCCCCAACCGCAATCCCCAGCTGGCCTGGAGCGAGGTGCCCGAGGGCACCCGTTCGTTCGCACTGCTGTGCGTCGACCCGGATGTGCCGACCGTACCGGACACGGTGGGTCGGCAGGACTGCACGGTGCCCCGTGACCAGCCGCGCGCGGACTTCGTGCACTGGGCCATGGCGGACATTCCGGCCGCGCTGCGCGAGATCGCAGCCGGCAGCTGCAGCGAAGGCTTCACCGTCAAGGGCAAGACCACGCCGGCCGGTCCGGCCGGGTCGCGCCAGGGCCTGAATGACTTCACCGGCTGGTTTGCCGGCAACCCGGACATGGCTGGCCAGTACCTGGGCTATGACGGCCCGTACCCGCCGTTCAACGACGAACGCGTGCACCGGTATTTCTTCCGGCTGTTCGCACTCGACGTGGCGCAGCTGGACCTGCCGACGCCGTTCACCGCCGCCGATGTGCACCGGGCGATGCACGGCCATGTGCTGGCCGAGGCGGCGTTGCATGGGACGTATACCTTGAACCCGGCGCTGGGTTGATCAACGTTCTGGTTGGCGCGTGCTTCCGGTACCGACCAACGGTCGGTACCTACCGATGACGAAGAAGGGCGGCCCATGGCCGCCCTTCTTCATTGTTGGCGCATACGGCGCCCCGGGGGCGTGTACCGACCAACGGTCGGTATTTACCGGACCGTTTCCGACTCGACGACCATGTCCAGCACATAGGCCAGCGACGAGCCGTCGGCCGGCGGGTTGGCGATCTTGTAGCGCTTCACGCGCACCACGTTGCGCACGCCGTCTTCGTGCGTGTAGCCCTCGATGGTGCCGTAGAAGTTCTCGAACGCGCCCGGGGTGCCCTGCTTCAGGCCCTTGTCGTCGAACGACACTTCGCGGGTCTGCAGGCACTGCATGTCCGGGATCATCGGGTGCGAGCACGGCTTGGTCTGCGCAGCCACTTCCAGGAACACCGTCTCGCCTTCGCCGCCGTAGCGGGTCTCGGCGGTGGGCTCGGGGGTGAAGACCAGCACGTCGCCGGCGGCGGTGCGCAGGGTGAGCTGGCCCTGGCCGGCCAGTTCGGCCTTGAGCGCGCCTTCCAGCCGCGACCCCACGGCCTGGTCCAGCGCCATCAGCGCCTTGTCGGTGCAGGCCATCATGGTCGAGGCCATCGGCGACACGGTCAGGGTGCCGTCAGCCAGGGTATAGCCGCCGCCCATGCGGTTGCAGGTGTTGCTGACCGACAGGCGGCCATCGGTGAAGTCCAGCGTCACCGGCTTGTCGGCACGGGCAAACAGGGCGTCCACACGCTTGCCGCTGGCATCGGTGGCGCTGTCCAGCAGCCAGTGGTTGCCCTGCAGGCGCTGTACGTCCAGCTTGGCTGCGGCCTGGGTAGTGGCGGCGGCCGTCGGCGCGGGGGCGAGGTCGTCGCTGCCGGTGCCGGCCGGTGCGTTGGTGGACGGGTTGCTGCAGGCGGCCATCAGGGCCAGCGGCAGGATCAGCATCAGGGTGCGGGTGCGGTTCATGGACATCTCCTTGGGAACCCGGGGAAAAACGGTGCAGCGTATGAAACGGGGTCAGGCCAGCACCGGCGGTGTTCAGTTGCCAGCAGGCAACCACAGCAGCAGGGCCGCGCCCAGTGCGATGCGATAGAACGCAAACGCGGTGAACTTGTGCGACTTGATGTAGCCCAGCAGCCACTTCACTACGACGAAGCCGGTGACGGCGGCGGCAAGGAAGGCCACGCCCACGTCGGTCCAGTTCTCGTTGCCGAGCTTGCCGTCCTTGGCCATTTCCAGGAACGCGTAGGCACTGGCGGCGAACATGGTGGGAATGCCGACCAGGAACACGAACTCGGTGGCTGCCGCGCGTCGGCTCAGGCCAAACAGCATGGCCACGAAGATCGCCGCCGCCGAACGTGAGGTGCCCGGGAACACCCCGGCCACCACCTGCGCCAGGCCGACCAGGATGGCTACCTTCCAGGTCACCTCGTCGCGGTCGGGCAGGCGGGCGGTGTAGGTTTCCACCAGGATCATCCAGATGCCGCCGATGATCAGCGCCCAGGCCACCGGGGTGACCGTCTCGGGCAGTTCCCAGCCCGCCAGGCGCACCGGCAGGCCGACCACGGCCGTGACCAGGAAGGCGGTGCCCAGCTTCATCACGTAGTCGCGGTTGGCGCGCTCGTGCAGGCCGGTGGCCAGCGACCACAGTCGCTGGCGGAATACCAGGGTGATGGCCAGGATCGCACCGGCCTGGATCACGATGTTGAAGAAGTCCGAGCGCGCGCCCAGCCAGTGCTGGGCAATCAGCAGGTGGCCGGTGCTGGAGATCGGGAGGAATTCGGTGAGGCCTTCAAGGATGCCCAACAACAGGGCAGAGAGCAGATCGGACATCGGGTGCTGGGACTCGGAATGGATGAAATCGCGGTAGAGCATAAAACATCAAACGCCGCACCAAATGTGTGCGTGGTGCGGCCGTTGCACCGATGTGGTGCGGCCGCTTCCGCGGCGGGCAAGGTGCGCTGCCAATGAAATCAACGACTTGTGAAGATTCAAAAGTTGGCACGGCGATTGCTCTATTCCCTTACGCAATCATCCATCCGAGGGTTTCACCGATGTCCGTGGAAAACGTTGAGAAGCTGATCAAGGACAACCAGATCGAGTTCATCGACCTGCGATTCGTCGACATGCGCGGTATCGAACAGCACGTCACCTTCCCGGTGAGCATCGTCGAGCCGTCGCTGTTTGAAGAAGGCAAGATGTTCGATGGCAGCTCGATCGCTGGCTGGAAAGGCATCAACGAATCGGACATGGTCCTGCTCCCGGACCCGGCCAGCGCCTACATCGACCCGTTCTACGCCGACCCGACCCTGGTGATCAGCTGCGACATCCTCGACCCGGCCACCATGCAGCCGTATGGCCGCTGCCCGCGCGGCATCGCCAAGCGCGCCGAGGCCTACCTGAAGTCCTCCGGCATCGCCGAGCAGGCCTTCTTCGGCCCGGAGCCGGAGTTCTTCATCTTCGACTCGGTCCGGTTCGCCAACGACATGGGCCACACCTTCTTCAAGATCGATTCCGAAGAAGCCGCGTGGAGCACCGGTGACAAGTACGACGGCGCCAACAGCGGCTACCGTCCGGCGGTGAAGGGCGGGTACTTCCCCGTGCCGCCGACCGACTCGCTGCACGACCTGCGCGCGGAAATGTGCAAGACCCTGGAACAGGTCGGCATCGAAGTGGAAGTGCAGCACCACGAAGTGGCCACTGCCGGCCAGTGCGAGATCGGCACCAAGTTCAGCACCCTGGTGCAGAAGGCCGACGAACTGCTGCGCATGAAGCACGTCATCAAGAACGTCGCCCACCGCAACGGCAAGACCGCCACCTTCATGCCCAAGCCGATCGTTGGTGACAACGGCAGTGGCATGCACGTGCACCAGTCGCTGTCCAAGGGCGGCACCAACCTGTTCTCC
This genomic interval carries:
- a CDS encoding alpha/beta fold hydrolase, whose product is MTAADYRPPRWLRNPHLQSMLSSSRMRMQRGLMLLAATGAMTEELILDGGQGVRLQGWHSHVEGREPIGMALLLHGWEGSAESSYMRMTAARMLEEGFDVVRLNFRDHGNTHHLNPGIFHSNRIDEVVHAAGDIAQRWPQLPLVAAGYSLGGNFVLRLALRAPSAGVPLRRVASVCPVLDPAITMESIENGPAMYDWYFRRKWAGSLRRKRDLFPELSDWDDQVLKLDIRALTAWLVEHHTDFGSLQAYFDGYSIAGDRLAGLDVPADILMAQDDPVIPFATFDGWRLPAHAHLEIAPWGGHCGFLENWRGDGFSERWVSQRLRAEAVR
- a CDS encoding tetratricopeptide repeat protein codes for the protein MQDKILQALRRNAADDAVQLARQWTADEPEQPQAHRWLALSLQQQGQFDAALDSLQQALALAPDNADLHLQHAGLLLALRQFEAAGSALDRTASLNPNELAAYLMQAHMALLRNDVDEAERITRIATRLDEDSPELAALNGMIALRRGEGDRALALLSAAARALPDDPRVLYALGFAYMSKDMLAFAEQAFRRVLELNPAVTSLRALLVQLALRQGNSESAAATLRQVLAEPDGDTPAMRRLAGELELQSGQPLQAVEHLLPVLEQAPGDRHTLQLLLMAWQRLGREQQARDTLDALLDTHPQLHDLWLARLSIEVVGAAEAVAVGERWLQAMPDHLPALETRMRLHDMAGEGEAAEAMARRIVALEPGRVRGETRIVGGLLERDPQAAIAHVQAIHDSAPDTAKASLRAWLGAVQDQAGQHADALRTWVAAHALEAGQRLPLPPQAKAPLSWPDMGTIGEDTVARPMLVWGAPGSGVERVIAAISAASTVLRGDRFGETPPNDAFQNYHTLQDLSTGALSPEQLVAQWREQLPSRGLADANVIDWLLWWDNALLWALRPQLPEGRLLVVLRDPRDMLLHWLAHGAPAPFAVNGIDEAAEWLARSLAQVATLHEQDLYPHALVNIDGIGNDPAVMAEHLGRLFGMRFPPAPTLGPARLPAGHWRQYRDVMAAPFALLTPVAVRLGYPEE
- a CDS encoding YbhB/YbcL family Raf kinase inhibitor-like protein; the protein is MRLSSTSLQNGHPIAAEFAAGDAAGFAPNRNPQLAWSEVPEGTRSFALLCVDPDVPTVPDTVGRQDCTVPRDQPRADFVHWAMADIPAALREIAAGSCSEGFTVKGKTTPAGPAGSRQGLNDFTGWFAGNPDMAGQYLGYDGPYPPFNDERVHRYFFRLFALDVAQLDLPTPFTAADVHRAMHGHVLAEAALHGTYTLNPALG
- a CDS encoding META and DUF4377 domain-containing protein, with protein sequence MNRTRTLMLILPLALMAACSNPSTNAPAGTGSDDLAPAPTAAATTQAAAKLDVQRLQGNHWLLDSATDASGKRVDALFARADKPVTLDFTDGRLSVSNTCNRMGGGYTLADGTLTVSPMASTMMACTDKALMALDQAVGSRLEGALKAELAGQGQLTLRTAAGDVLVFTPEPTAETRYGGEGETVFLEVAAQTKPCSHPMIPDMQCLQTREVSFDDKGLKQGTPGAFENFYGTIEGYTHEDGVRNVVRVKRYKIANPPADGSSLAYVLDMVVESETVR
- a CDS encoding undecaprenyl-diphosphate phosphatase translates to MSDLLSALLLGILEGLTEFLPISSTGHLLIAQHWLGARSDFFNIVIQAGAILAITLVFRQRLWSLATGLHERANRDYVMKLGTAFLVTAVVGLPVRLAGWELPETVTPVAWALIIGGIWMILVETYTARLPDRDEVTWKVAILVGLAQVVAGVFPGTSRSAAAIFVAMLFGLSRRAAATEFVFLVGIPTMFAASAYAFLEMAKDGKLGNENWTDVGVAFLAAAVTGFVVVKWLLGYIKSHKFTAFAFYRIALGAALLLWLPAGN
- the glnA gene encoding type I glutamate--ammonia ligase, which gives rise to MSVENVEKLIKDNQIEFIDLRFVDMRGIEQHVTFPVSIVEPSLFEEGKMFDGSSIAGWKGINESDMVLLPDPASAYIDPFYADPTLVISCDILDPATMQPYGRCPRGIAKRAEAYLKSSGIAEQAFFGPEPEFFIFDSVRFANDMGHTFFKIDSEEAAWSTGDKYDGANSGYRPAVKGGYFPVPPTDSLHDLRAEMCKTLEQVGIEVEVQHHEVATAGQCEIGTKFSTLVQKADELLRMKHVIKNVAHRNGKTATFMPKPIVGDNGSGMHVHQSLSKGGTNLFSGDGYGGLSQMALWYIGGIFKHAKAINAFANSGTNSYKRLVPGFEAPVMLAYSARNRSASCRIPWVSNPKARRIEMRFPDPIQSGYLTFTVLMMAGLDGIRNQIDPGAPSDKDLYDLPPEEEKLIPQVCSSLDQALEALDKDREFLKAGGVMSDDFIDGYIALKMQEVTRFRAATHPLEYQMYYAN